The DNA segment CACGGGTTCCAACGGTTTTGACGAAAGTCTTATGACTTACAATCCTTATAATCTTAAAATCGAAATAAACATGAGCTCCGGAATAAAATATCTGGAAAATATCATGGAATTTAGGCCCAACATAGATAATCTCCTGGGCTGCCACAATTTTTATCCGTTGAGATATACCGGGTTATCGAGGGAACATTTTTTAAAATGTTCAAAGGCATTTACATCCTACGGGATACCTGCCGCGGCATTTGTTACATCTTCCAGCGCAAAGTTTGGGCCGTGGCCGGATAATGACGGACTCTGCACGCTGGAAGAGCATCGAAACCTTCCGATAGAAACCCAGGCCAAAGATTTTTTTAATACCGGTCTTATAGATACGGTAATAATAGGTAACTGTTATGCATCGGAAGATGAATTAAAAACCTTAAGTTCTTTAGATAAAGATATATTAAGTTTAAATGTAGAACTTGAAGATGGCATCTCCGAAATTGAGAAAAAAATTGTCCTTGATGAGCCTCACTTTAACAGAGGTGATATCTCGGAATACTTAATAAGGTCTACTCTTAGCAGAGTAAAATATAAGAATAATTTTTTTAAGCTCTTTAATCCCAAACAGGATATAAAAAGGGGTGATATCTTAATTCCAAGTTCCTCATACAAAAGATATGCAGGGGAGCTCCAAATAGCATTAAAAGATATGGAAAACAGCGGAAAAATAAATGTTGTAGGTAGAATAATTCCTGAAGAAGTGTTTTTAATAGACTTAATACATCCATGGCAAAAATTCAAGTTTAAGCTGAAATAATTCGTCATGGCTTAAAAAATAAGGAGGTTTAACGATTTGTTTGAGAAAAAATTTAAGGTTGCTGTCATTGGAGGCGGATCAAGTTATACTCCCGAGCTCATCGAAGGCTTTATTAGTAAAGCTGCAGAATTACCGATTGGCGATATATATTTGGAGGATATCGAGCCGGGCAGACATAAACTGGAAATAGTCGGCGGTTTGGTACAGCGGATGGTTGAGAAGGCAGGACTTGATATTAATATTCATCTGACTTTTGACAGACACGAGGCAATTTCCGGCGCCGATTTTGTAATATCTCAGTTCAGAGTTGGCGGTCTCGATGCACGTATAAGGGATGAAAAGATTCCTTTGAGATATGGTGTCATCGGGCAGGAAACTACCGGTCCGGGCGGCTTTGCTAAAGCACTGAGAACAATTCCCGTTACAATCGACATATGCAGAGATATAGAACAATTTGCACCTGACGCATGGCTGATAAATTTCACTAATCCATCCGGCATAATTACTGAGACTGTGTTAAAACATACGGAAGTTAAAATGCTTGGGCTTTGCAATGTACCTGTCAACATGGTCAATTATGTGGCTGAGGCTTTTGGAGTCGAAATGGAAAGGGTATACATACAATTTGCAGGATTGAATCACTTAGTATGGGGGCAAAAAATCTTTCTAGACGGGGAAGATGTAACAGAAAAACTGCTGCTTCAGCTTGCTTCCGGACAGGATTTTAACATGAAGAACATTCCTGATTTACTATGGGACAAAGACCTGATTGAATCTCTGGGCATGCTCCCATGTCCTTATCACCGCTACTACTATATGTCGGATAAAATGCTGGAAGAGGAAATCAAAGAAGCATCACATACCGGCACTCGGGGCCAAGTAGTAAAAATGGTTGAACAGGAACTGTTTGAAATTTACAGGAATCCAAAATTAAATGTAAAACCGCCTGAGTTGGAAAAGCGCGGTGGTGCTCTTTATTCATATGCCGCATGCAATCTTATCAGCTCTATAGCAAATAACAAAAAGGATATACAAATAATTAATGTAAAAAACAACGGTGCAATTCTTGATTTGCCCGAAGACTCAGTGATTGAAACCAACTGTATTATTGATAAAGACGGAGCACATCCGCTAAGCGTCGGACATGTGCCTGCCAAAATAAGGGGATTAATGCAAGTGGTAAAAGCCTATGAAGAACTTACTGTACACGCCGGTATAAGCGGAGATTACCATTCGGCCTTGCAAGCATTAACCATACATCCCTTGGTACCATCTTCAAGCATAGCAAAAAAGCTGTTGGATGACATCCTGGCCGAAAATAAAGAATTCCTCCCACAGTTTTTTTAGAATTAAAATGTTTGCTACAAATCACAGTCGGTTGTGAACCCAGTGCTTATTGCAGCGCGGCTCATATTTCCCTTGGCCGCCTACGACGATATCCTGGTCTTTGTCAAATAAAGCCAATGTCTTGGTGGCCGGTTTCCCGCAGGCGGCACATACACCGTATAATATGGTAATATCATCCGCAATACAGAGGATTTCCGGCATAGGACCAAAAGGCTTGCCTTCTGCTGTGGTATTTAGGCCTGTAATCAGCACTAAAAACCCGCTATCTCTCAGATCCTTTATTACTTGTACAATTTTTTTATCAAAAAACTGTGCTTCATCTATGGCAACTACATCATAATTATCTCTTTTTATAAGCTCGAGAATTTCCAAGGGGCATTTTATGTTTATAGCTGTTACATTATCTCCGTTATGCGACATCACACAGCTTTCACCGTAACGGTCGTCAAGCATGGGCTTTACAATCAGAATTTTTTTCTTTGCCCATTTAAGTTCATCAATGCGTTTTATAAATTCTCTGGTTTTGCCGGCGTACATGGCGCCTGATGCAATCACTTCTATCCATCCGAAATCCGGTCTAATCATGGCTATCTCCTTTACTCCGATTATTAAAAAACAATCTGTAGTGTCAGTGTTTCCACTTAATTTTATCAGAAAGAACTTCTCCCATCAATAATGCAAAAGCCCCTTAAAGCCAGGAAAATGCTTAAGGGGCAAATGTTACTCAACTCAATCTATTAACCGCATTTGGAATAACCACAGCTTCGACAGATAACGCAGCCGCCTTCGTGCTCAAGTCTATGGCCACATTCAGGGCAGGTACCTCCGTTTACTTTTTTTTTAGTAGGATTTGGATTATGCAATCCATCCTCAGAGGTCGCCGTTGCTTCGGGATCGGTATCCAAATAGCGCTTAATATAGGCCTCATTGGATCCGTTGCCGTTGCCGTTTACTATTACATTCTCGCCAATGCTACGTTCTATAGCTCGACCTATAGCATCAGGACATGAAAGCACTTTTATATCTTTATTGTTTGCCATTTGCCGTAAAGTGGAATGGCAGCGAATGCCCTTTAGTTGTTCTACTATAGCTTTTACATCAATTCCTGAACGTAAAGCCATAGAAATAAGGCGGCTAGTGGCTTCTGACTGAGATGGGCAGCCCCCTGCTCGGCCTAAATTGGTAAATACCTCACAGATGCCGTTTTCGTCAGAGTTTACAGTGATATAAAGGTTTCCACAGCCAATCTTTACTTTCTCTGTATTGCCGTAGGTTACACTTGGCCTGGGTCTTGGTTTTATTTTATAACGTGCAGGCCTTTCTTTTTTTGTACCTTTATTTAAAACCTGTTCCTGCCTGCTTCCGTCTCTATAGATTGTAACGCCTTTACAGCCTAGATTATAAGCCATCATATATACTGTTTTAACATCTTCCCGAGTAGCACTGTTTGGAAAGTTTACGGTCTTGGACACAGCATTATCGGTGTATTTTTGGAAAGCCGCCTGCATTTTTATATGCCATTCCGGCTTAATATCATGTGCCGTAACAAAAACTCTTTTTATTTCTTTGGGTAATTCATCTATACCTTGAAGCGTTCCCTGAGTTACTACTTTCTGCATCAGTTCTTCACTATAAAGGCCCTGCTCTTTAAGAACCTGTTTGAAAATCGGATGAACTTCTACCAATCGCTGGTTGTCCATTACGTGGCGTTCAAAGGCTAGGGCAAATATTGGTTCAATGCCGCTGGAAACCCCCGCAATAATACTTATAGTTCCTGTTGGCGCTATTGTGGTAGTAGTAGCATTTCGGATGCGCATGCCCTTTTCCTTATAGATGCTCTTTTCCCAATTAGGGAAAACTCCTCGCTCTTTTGCAAGCTCGCAAGATGCATTTTTAGATTCACTATCAATAAAGCTCATTATGGCTTCGGCAGTTTTTACCGCCTCATCGGAATTATACGGAATACCCAGTTCTATCAGCATATCGGCAAAGCCCATCACGCCAAGACCGATTTTTCGATTAGCCTTGGTCATTTCCTCAATTTCCTTTAAGGGATACAGGTTTACATCGATTACATCGTCTAAAAAGCGCACAGCCAGGTGTACCGTTTCCTTTAAACTTTCATAATCAATTGTATTTTTATTACCGGATTTTTTTATAAATTTAGCAAGATTTATAGAACCTAAGTTGCACGACTCATAAGGCAGAAGAGGTTGTTCACCGCAGGGGTTCGTGCTTTCAATATCACCAATTTCCGGAGTAGGATTGTCCTCATTCATCCTATCGATAAATACGATTCCCGGCTCGCCATTGTTCCATGCCATGTCCACTATTAAATCAAAGACTTCCCTTGCCCTGAGTTTTCCTGTGGGTTTTTTCGTGTGTGGGTCGATAAGGTCATAATTTCCATCTTCTTTCAGTGCTTCCATAAACTTATCGGTAATAGCCACACTTATATTAAAATTGGTAATTTCCTTGTCATTTTTCTTACATTGGATAAAATCTAAAATATCCGGATGGTCCACCCGGAGTATGCCCATGTTGGCACCCCGGCGCGTGTTATGGCTTATAAAGCCGGCTGCAATATAAGTATTATTATCAGGTACCGAAAGGTCCAGTGTAAACGCTTCATCGTCCTCAACAGTTTCAACCCTATCATAAAACTGATTATTTTCCAAGAACCATTTGAGCGGACTTTCAGCAACTTCCGGATATTTCTCAGCCAGGTAACTTAACCTGCTGCGATTTAGATTCCTCGGTGCCGCCACCTTAGGCAAATAGTGCTGTATATCCCTATAAAGCTCCCGGTTGGCACCTAGGTCCATCCTTTCATGACCGCACCCCCTACCCGGGCCGTCGTAAATTTTGGCAAAGACTTGCTGTTGATTAGGTATAATATCATTAAATTCCCAAGCTCTATTATCAATCACTTCCAAGCGATCATTTTTTGCCGTAGAAATAAATCCTATCCTGTCTCTAAATATCACATAACCCTCTTGTGTAATTAGGTTAAGCCTGTATATTGGATTTTTGCCAAGAGAGTCCTGTCGGTCAATGTTGATGATTGTTCTGGAAGGAATGCCAAGAGATAATAACAGTTCTCTTACTCCATCGACCAATTCCTTTGAAATGGAATATAATGTCACATAACCTTCCTTACTTACGGTTCCATCTGCGCTAAACAGTCCTCTCAAAAAACCCGTAGCAAAGTTGACTCCTGCTCGGAAAGCTATCTCAGGCACTTTTACATCCATGGAAGAAACTTTATCAACACCGATGTGTTTCAGCCAATGGGCAAGGACCGTAGAATTATAAAATAGATTTGAACTCTTGTCTCCCGGCTTTTTGTTTATAACCGGCTCTATGGAAAAAAGTTTGTTGCCCAAGGATATTATCCTATCAAAAACTTCCGGTTCATCATCGGCAACGGAAAATATCACCCGACCGGTACCTCTTTCATTGAAACTGAAACTACCATCACCTATAAAGTAACCTATAAACTCGCCAAGGTCTTCAGAAGGTTCCTGAGGCAAAGTTATTTCCTTGGCATTAAAATGTGACTCATATTCAAAATCCGGTAACCGATAGTCAGTAGTCTCGGGATATGTATTTTTCTTAAGGGCTAACCAATCACCTTTTTTTATATCTTTTGCATGTTTCCAAATATAGTTGCCGTCACTGTCGATTACCCGGAGCCGGTGCTCATGTGTTATACATACAGAATATCCGCACTCCGTGGATATTTTCTTGACCTTTGCTTTACCGTGAACATAAAACTCGTCGGCCTCTTTTACACCTTCATCGGTATACAATTTTAGCGGTGTTTCATATTTATGCCAGCTGTCCTCCGGGAGATCACAAGGGGCTAATTCTTTTATTTTAATAAGGCCGTTTACCGTAGCAATTCGAGTATTTTCATCCACACACCCACCTTGTTTTACAGCCTCGGTAGCTGCATTAAACACCTTCATAAAGGATATGGGGCCTGATGCCACACCTCCGGTAGATTTAACCATAGCTCCCTTTGGGCGAAGACGCGAAAAGCTAAATCCTGTCCCGCCGCCGCTTTTATGTATAAGTGCTGATGATTTTATTGAATCGAATATCCCTTCCATCGAATCCTCCACAGGCAGCACAAAGCAAGCCGAAAGTTGGCCAAGCTCTCTTCCGGCATTCATCAGCGTGGGGGAATTCGGCAGAAATTTAAGTTCCGATATCATATCATAAAATTTCTTAGCCCAATCATCAGATTTATCCTGAACATACTTTAGCTCTGCCTTAGCAATGGCATTAGACACTCTTTCTATCAAAGTCTCGGGAGTTTCTATAACCTTACCGCTTGAATCCTTGGCAAGGTATCGTTTTTCTAAAACCACCCTTGCATTTTCCGTCAAATTTATTTTGTCCGTTCCCATCAGATCACCCTTTTTGTTTTGATTGCCTATTTCTTTTAAATCAAATTTTCCCCTATTTACGGTATCTTAAACAGGATTTATAAAATTAAAATTTGTTAAGACTTTACAAAACAGCTTCTTAATAATTCAGAATAGTATATACTATATCTAGTAGTAATTTAATTATATAATACTATATATTGCCTTTTCAAATCCAAAAAAGAGCGTATAGTAAATTTTTATCTCTTGATTACTGTGTAGCTATCTTTCCCTCTGTCTTATTTATTATTACGAAATATGGTTCCGGTTAAGAAATAACTTTGTTAAAGGCGGCGGCGCTTTATAAGGGTTTGGCCGATAAATCAAATACTGATTTCACTATAAAAAATCAATCTTTACCTAAAAAGCCAATATAAAAAAGACGATCTGAAAAGACCGCCTTTCTTAAACCTGCTGCTGTTCTTTTTTTTTCTTGCAATCCGGACAAAGACCATAAAATTCAGTTCTGTGGAAAAACACTTCCACATCATTTTCTCGAGCTACACATAAATCCAATTCTTTATCTACAGGACATCCTTTAATATCTATTACTTTCTCACACTCAGTGCAAACAAAATGATAGTGATTTTCCGGGTTACCGTCAAAACGACTATACTTGTTGCCGCAATTGAGCTCTATTATCTCGCCTAAATCTTTAAGCATGCCTAGATTTCTGTAAACTGTACCAAGACTTATATTAGGCATTTCTTTTTTTACTTGTTCATAAATCCAATCAGCCGTGGGATGTGTATCAGTATTTTTTAATGTCTTTAAAATTAAATCTCTTTGCTTAGTCTTACGAATAAAACCTTTTTTATTATCCATTTAATCCCTTATTTATCCTCCTTGGGTGCTTCTACCTTAGTAAAGGTATCCTTGGCTTCGCACTCCGGACATTTCCTAGGCTTACAACGACTTTCTTTCTCATACCCACAGGCACTGCACTTGAATACTGCCATCATTGACACCTCCAATATTAATAATGATTATTATTTTAGTATAGTATATAGCAAAAATTTTATTATGTCAATATTGAGAGTTTTTCTGTTTTGACACTTTTATATTTAAAATAATGGATAAAAAAATATATTGTTTTAAAAAAAATATATTTTTCATTGTTGACTTTCTGACACAAAGGTATATAATAAATACAATAATACTTGTATACAATCATTCGTAAGGGGGCTTTTATATGGAATGTTATAATGACAGTTCAGCCTTTTCAATTTACGAAGAAGAAAAACAGGAAAAAAGTGTTGAAGATATCCTTGAAGATTACATGCTAGACTTCCTATATAAATCAGGGTATATGGAACATTAAGCAACGCAAAAGTTCTCCATATGCCTTTTTATTTATGATGATAAATATTCAATTATATTAGGCAGTTCCTTTTTCGCCGCTATCTCCCCATACTTTATAATTTCAGGTATACGGTCAAAATCTTTATATCCGATGCCCTGTATATCAGGATAGATGTAATACCCCGGATTTTCCTTTCTTATATAGTATGACAGCTCATCTCCCATAATATCTATTGTTGCCATGAGAATATCCACAATTGAATCCACTTTTGCTCTATTCTCCGATACTCCCAAATCTACGCCTATAACTTTTTTTGCTTTCTGAGCGTGCAGAATATCCACGGGTATATTATTTTTTATGCCTCCATCTACTAATGTATGGCCTTTAACTACTTTCGGAATGAATATCCCGGGTAAGGATATACTGGCTCTTACTGCCACAGCCAAACTTTGATCCGTTATAAAAACCGTATTATTCATTTTCTTTCTTGGAACATTATTTTTAGGACAAAATATCACTGTTTGACCTGAGTTTATATCAACACTAACCACTGATAGCGGAACCTTCAAGTTGTTAAAATGCTTTCTCTCTAGAACATCTTCAAGCAAGCTTTCAATTTTTTCTCCCTTCAACAGCCCTTTTGGAAAAGTCCAATTAAGCATGGGCCTTTTAGTCCAATAATAATAAAGCAGTAATAAGGTATATACTCCCGGAATAGTCGGGTCCAGCAAATGTACGGGATTAATATCCTTAAATTTTTTTGCCAATTCGTTAAAATTTACATCAGCAGCATACAAAGCACTAACTATACTTCCTGCGCTGGTTCCAGAAATTATATCAGGGTAAATACCATTTTCGATTAGTGTTTTTAATATCCCTAAATGTGCCGCACCTCTTATCCCCCCGCCGCTTAATGCTAAACCAAATCTAAATGTACTTTCTGCCACCCTCACACCCCCTCATAAATACACACTTTTATATATAGCTTATTATTAAAATCCAATTTTGTTGAAAGAAAAATAAATCCCGTATCACTTCAAACCTGTAGTAATACGGGATTTATTTAAGTTTTTAAGTGTGAAGGATTTAAAAAGAGTTAACGTGGGGGTAATTCAGGTTCTTCGCCACAACGTTCAAGAAGAGCAAGCCACTGTTTGTCCACTTCTTCTTGAATGCGCTTCAGTAAATCTTCATTACCCGGTGCAAATACATGTTTAAACCTTCCTTGAGGTTTTAAAAATTCTTCAACAGATACATATTTCTTAGGTTTACTATTAAGTTTCCATTTACCGTCTTCCACCTCATAAAGGGGCCAAAAACGTGTTTCGACAGCCTTTTTAACCAAGTCCACAATATCCGGAGTGTTGTACCTCCATCCTCGCGGGCAAGGTGATAAAATATTGATAAAAGCTGGGCCGTCAACTTCAAAGGCCTTCTTTGCCTTTTTATGGACATCCTGCCAATTGCTTATTGCCGTCTGAGCTACATAGGGTATATTATGTGCTGCTATTAAGGCTGCCAAGTCCTTACGAGGCTGCTGTTTTCCGGGAATAACCTTTCCAGCTGGGCTCGTAGTAGTATCGGCACCTATAGGTGTCGCACTTGAACGCTGAATACCGGTATTCATATAAGCACCATTATCAAGACAGACATATACCATCTTATGGCCTCGCTCCATAGCACCGGAAAGTGATTGCAAGCCTATATCATAAGTCCCTCCGTCACCACCGAAGGCCACAAATTTAAAGTCATCCTTCAATTTACCCTGTTTCTTTAATGATCTATATGCAGCTTCTACACCGCTGATGGTAGCAGCAGCATTTTCAAATGCGTTGTGTATAAAGGAACAATTCCACGCCGTATATGGATATATTGTGGAGGCAACTTCAAGGCAGCCTGTAGCACAACCTACTACTACATTTTCATCGTTTTCCAGGGCATTTAAAACCATGCGCACTGAAATACCATGCCCGCATCCGGCACAAAGCCTATGACCTCCGACAAATCTTTCTTCAACTTGAGCAAGTTCTTTTAATGTAGCCATCATTGCACCTCCTATTCTCTAAGTCCTAAATATCTTACGAAATTATCAACTTTTCCCGTCTTGATGATATCATCAAGATCGCTGTATATCTGCTCTACATCTTCCAATCGCAAATCTCTGCCGCCAAGACCATACACATAGTTTACTACCTTAATATCATTTTTTAAATCATAGAGAGAGTTTCTCACATCGGCAAACATAGGCCCTCCCAGTGTAGAGAAGGTTTCAGCTCTGTCAAGAACCGCTACAGCTTTTACACCTTTTAGCGCATCAGCAATAGCTTCATGCGGAAATGGCCTGAATGCTCTTGGTTTTAATACACCTACCTTAAGACCTTTAGCTCTGAGCTCATCGCAAACTCCTTTAGAGCTGCCTGCCGCAGAGTTCATTACTACTACGGCCATATCAGCATCATCGAGCTTGTACGCATCGACCAGACCATAATTCCTGCCGGAAATTTTTGCATACTCTTTGCCGACTTCTTCAATTACCCTTTTTGCAGCTTCCATAGCCGCTACCTGCTGGTACTTGTGTTCAAAATAGTAATCATACATATCGAAGTTGCCCATTGATACTGGCTTATTTACATTTAATAAAGCCTCATGCGGCTTATATACACCGATAAAGTTTCTGACAGTTTCATCATCCAGTATTTCCAGCACATCTAAAGCATGGCTGGTAATAAATCCGTCATAGTTTACGCTGACAGGCAACTGTACATCAGGATGTTCAGCAATACGGATTGCCTGTATCATATTGTCATAAGCTTCTTGAGCATTTT comes from the Tepidanaerobacter acetatoxydans Re1 genome and includes:
- a CDS encoding DUF871 domain-containing protein; this translates as MKELGISIYPAETNIEDDCRYIDTARKYGFTRIFTNLISVENDQHMLECFKKVCLYARKNNMKVIADINPEVLQTLGVCPNDIEFFYNLGLFGIRFDTGSNGFDESLMTYNPYNLKIEINMSSGIKYLENIMEFRPNIDNLLGCHNFYPLRYTGLSREHFLKCSKAFTSYGIPAAAFVTSSSAKFGPWPDNDGLCTLEEHRNLPIETQAKDFFNTGLIDTVIIGNCYASEDELKTLSSLDKDILSLNVELEDGISEIEKKIVLDEPHFNRGDISEYLIRSTLSRVKYKNNFFKLFNPKQDIKRGDILIPSSSYKRYAGELQIALKDMENSGKINVVGRIIPEEVFLIDLIHPWQKFKFKLK
- a CDS encoding 6-phospho-beta-glucosidase, encoding MFEKKFKVAVIGGGSSYTPELIEGFISKAAELPIGDIYLEDIEPGRHKLEIVGGLVQRMVEKAGLDINIHLTFDRHEAISGADFVISQFRVGGLDARIRDEKIPLRYGVIGQETTGPGGFAKALRTIPVTIDICRDIEQFAPDAWLINFTNPSGIITETVLKHTEVKMLGLCNVPVNMVNYVAEAFGVEMERVYIQFAGLNHLVWGQKIFLDGEDVTEKLLLQLASGQDFNMKNIPDLLWDKDLIESLGMLPCPYHRYYYMSDKMLEEEIKEASHTGTRGQVVKMVEQELFEIYRNPKLNVKPPELEKRGGALYSYAACNLISSIANNKKDIQIINVKNNGAILDLPEDSVIETNCIIDKDGAHPLSVGHVPAKIRGLMQVVKAYEELTVHAGISGDYHSALQALTIHPLVPSSSIAKKLLDDILAENKEFLPQFF
- a CDS encoding thymidine kinase codes for the protein MIRPDFGWIEVIASGAMYAGKTREFIKRIDELKWAKKKILIVKPMLDDRYGESCVMSHNGDNVTAINIKCPLEILELIKRDNYDVVAIDEAQFFDKKIVQVIKDLRDSGFLVLITGLNTTAEGKPFGPMPEILCIADDITILYGVCAACGKPATKTLALFDKDQDIVVGGQGKYEPRCNKHWVHNRL
- a CDS encoding adenosylcobalamin-dependent ribonucleoside-diphosphate reductase: MNLTENARVVLEKRYLAKDSSGKVIETPETLIERVSNAIAKAELKYVQDKSDDWAKKFYDMISELKFLPNSPTLMNAGRELGQLSACFVLPVEDSMEGIFDSIKSSALIHKSGGGTGFSFSRLRPKGAMVKSTGGVASGPISFMKVFNAATEAVKQGGCVDENTRIATVNGLIKIKELAPCDLPEDSWHKYETPLKLYTDEGVKEADEFYVHGKAKVKKISTECGYSVCITHEHRLRVIDSDGNYIWKHAKDIKKGDWLALKKNTYPETTDYRLPDFEYESHFNAKEITLPQEPSEDLGEFIGYFIGDGSFSFNERGTGRVIFSVADDEPEVFDRIISLGNKLFSIEPVINKKPGDKSSNLFYNSTVLAHWLKHIGVDKVSSMDVKVPEIAFRAGVNFATGFLRGLFSADGTVSKEGYVTLYSISKELVDGVRELLLSLGIPSRTIINIDRQDSLGKNPIYRLNLITQEGYVIFRDRIGFISTAKNDRLEVIDNRAWEFNDIIPNQQQVFAKIYDGPGRGCGHERMDLGANRELYRDIQHYLPKVAAPRNLNRSRLSYLAEKYPEVAESPLKWFLENNQFYDRVETVEDDEAFTLDLSVPDNNTYIAAGFISHNTRRGANMGILRVDHPDILDFIQCKKNDKEITNFNISVAITDKFMEALKEDGNYDLIDPHTKKPTGKLRAREVFDLIVDMAWNNGEPGIVFIDRMNEDNPTPEIGDIESTNPCGEQPLLPYESCNLGSINLAKFIKKSGNKNTIDYESLKETVHLAVRFLDDVIDVNLYPLKEIEEMTKANRKIGLGVMGFADMLIELGIPYNSDEAVKTAEAIMSFIDSESKNASCELAKERGVFPNWEKSIYKEKGMRIRNATTTTIAPTGTISIIAGVSSGIEPIFALAFERHVMDNQRLVEVHPIFKQVLKEQGLYSEELMQKVVTQGTLQGIDELPKEIKRVFVTAHDIKPEWHIKMQAAFQKYTDNAVSKTVNFPNSATREDVKTVYMMAYNLGCKGVTIYRDGSRQEQVLNKGTKKERPARYKIKPRPRPSVTYGNTEKVKIGCGNLYITVNSDENGICEVFTNLGRAGGCPSQSEATSRLISMALRSGIDVKAIVEQLKGIRCHSTLRQMANNKDIKVLSCPDAIGRAIERSIGENVIVNGNGNGSNEAYIKRYLDTDPEATATSEDGLHNPNPTKKKVNGGTCPECGHRLEHEGGCVICRSCGYSKCG
- a CDS encoding transcriptional repressor — translated: MDNKKGFIRKTKQRDLILKTLKNTDTHPTADWIYEQVKKEMPNISLGTVYRNLGMLKDLGEIIELNCGNKYSRFDGNPENHYHFVCTECEKVIDIKGCPVDKELDLCVARENDVEVFFHRTEFYGLCPDCKKKKEQQQV
- a CDS encoding RCKP-type rubredoxin-like domain-containing protein, with product MAVFKCSACGYEKESRCKPRKCPECEAKDTFTKVEAPKEDK
- a CDS encoding patatin-like phospholipase family protein, producing MAESTFRFGLALSGGGIRGAAHLGILKTLIENGIYPDIISGTSAGSIVSALYAADVNFNELAKKFKDINPVHLLDPTIPGVYTLLLLYYYWTKRPMLNWTFPKGLLKGEKIESLLEDVLERKHFNNLKVPLSVVSVDINSGQTVIFCPKNNVPRKKMNNTVFITDQSLAVAVRASISLPGIFIPKVVKGHTLVDGGIKNNIPVDILHAQKAKKVIGVDLGVSENRAKVDSIVDILMATIDIMGDELSYYIRKENPGYYIYPDIQGIGYKDFDRIPEIIKYGEIAAKKELPNIIEYLSS
- a CDS encoding thiamine pyrophosphate-dependent enzyme, with amino-acid sequence MMATLKELAQVEERFVGGHRLCAGCGHGISVRMVLNALENDENVVVGCATGCLEVASTIYPYTAWNCSFIHNAFENAAATISGVEAAYRSLKKQGKLKDDFKFVAFGGDGGTYDIGLQSLSGAMERGHKMVYVCLDNGAYMNTGIQRSSATPIGADTTTSPAGKVIPGKQQPRKDLAALIAAHNIPYVAQTAISNWQDVHKKAKKAFEVDGPAFINILSPCPRGWRYNTPDIVDLVKKAVETRFWPLYEVEDGKWKLNSKPKKYVSVEEFLKPQGRFKHVFAPGNEDLLKRIQEEVDKQWLALLERCGEEPELPPR
- the porA gene encoding 2-ketoisovalerate ferredoxin oxidoreductase subunit alpha gives rise to the protein MKNKVALTGNEAVAQAMRQINPDVVAAYPITPSTEVVQMFSSFVANGKVDTEFVTVESEHSAMSATMGASAAGARAMTCTSSQGLAYMFEVVYVAASMRLPIVFPVANRALSGPINIHCDHSDAMGIKQAGVIQLFSENAQEAYDNMIQAIRIAEHPDVQLPVSVNYDGFITSHALDVLEILDDETVRNFIGVYKPHEALLNVNKPVSMGNFDMYDYYFEHKYQQVAAMEAAKRVIEEVGKEYAKISGRNYGLVDAYKLDDADMAVVVMNSAAGSSKGVCDELRAKGLKVGVLKPRAFRPFPHEAIADALKGVKAVAVLDRAETFSTLGGPMFADVRNSLYDLKNDIKVVNYVYGLGGRDLRLEDVEQIYSDLDDIIKTGKVDNFVRYLGLRE